Proteins encoded together in one Mycobacterium sp. MS1601 window:
- a CDS encoding GAF domain-containing protein, whose amino-acid sequence MTASLSGFDDWLNRALEQSALDNGEDVRSYVTRAVAAQMVADHRLKNSSQLQELVARLAALDELAKPPMPSVRAAVCDPRRLQELYATGLLDTPPDEAYDRITRAAAAALDAPFALVTLIDIDRQFFKSAVGMTFESAHDRQTPIERSVCQYAVASGSPLVLEDARTDPVFKNHPAVLDGTFVSYLGVPLISPNGNAVGTLCVFDLKPRLWGSGHIQVISDLANLAVQRMFSAAPSTSR is encoded by the coding sequence GTGACCGCCTCCCTGTCCGGGTTCGACGACTGGCTCAACCGCGCACTCGAACAAAGCGCACTCGACAACGGCGAGGATGTCAGATCCTATGTCACCCGAGCAGTGGCGGCGCAGATGGTAGCCGACCATCGCTTGAAGAACAGCAGTCAACTCCAAGAGTTGGTCGCCCGGCTCGCGGCACTGGACGAGCTTGCCAAACCCCCGATGCCCAGCGTGCGGGCCGCGGTCTGCGATCCCCGACGCCTCCAGGAGTTGTACGCGACAGGCCTACTCGATACACCACCCGACGAGGCGTATGACCGAATCACCCGCGCCGCCGCCGCGGCGCTGGATGCGCCGTTCGCACTGGTCACCCTGATTGACATCGACCGGCAGTTCTTCAAGAGCGCCGTCGGGATGACGTTCGAGTCCGCCCACGACCGGCAGACACCGATCGAACGGTCCGTGTGCCAGTACGCCGTGGCCAGTGGGTCACCGCTGGTGCTCGAGGATGCCCGCACGGATCCGGTGTTCAAGAACCATCCCGCGGTACTGGACGGAACGTTCGTGTCCTATCTCGGCGTTCCACTGATCAGCCCCAATGGCAATGCCGTCGGCACCCTTTGCGTCTTCGACCTGAAGCCACGGCTGTGGGGCAGCGGGCACATCCAGGTCATCAGCGATCTGGCCAACCTCGCAGTTCAGCGCATGTTCAGCGCTGCGCCGTCGACCTCGCGCTGA
- the rpsC gene encoding 30S ribosomal protein S3 translates to MGQKINPHGFRLGITTDWKSRWYADKQYADYVKEDVAIRKLLATGLERAGIANVEIERTRDRVRVDIHTARPGIVIGRRGTEADRIRADLEKLTGKQVQLNILEVKNTESQAQLVAQGVAEQLSNRVAFRRAMRKAIQSAMRQPNVKGIRVQCSGRLGGAEMSRSEFYREGRVPLHTLRADIDYGLYEAKTTFGRIGVKVWIYKGDIVGGKRELAAAAPAADRPRRERPSGTRPRRSGASGTTATSTDAGRAASEEAPATTAPEAAGATETTES, encoded by the coding sequence GTGGGCCAGAAGATCAATCCCCACGGCTTCCGTCTCGGTATCACCACCGACTGGAAGTCCCGGTGGTACGCCGACAAGCAGTACGCCGATTACGTGAAGGAAGACGTCGCGATCCGCAAGCTGCTGGCCACCGGCCTGGAGCGCGCGGGTATCGCCAACGTGGAGATCGAGCGCACCCGGGACCGGGTCCGCGTCGACATCCACACCGCACGGCCCGGCATCGTGATCGGCCGTCGCGGCACCGAGGCCGACCGCATCCGCGCCGACCTGGAGAAGCTGACCGGCAAGCAGGTCCAGCTGAACATCCTCGAGGTGAAGAACACCGAGAGCCAGGCGCAGCTGGTGGCCCAGGGCGTCGCCGAGCAGCTGAGCAACCGCGTGGCGTTCCGTCGTGCGATGCGCAAGGCGATCCAGTCGGCGATGCGTCAACCCAACGTCAAGGGCATCCGGGTGCAGTGCTCGGGTCGCCTCGGTGGCGCTGAGATGAGCCGCTCGGAGTTCTACCGCGAAGGTCGGGTGCCGCTGCACACGCTGCGCGCCGACATCGACTACGGCCTGTACGAAGCCAAGACCACCTTCGGCCGCATCGGCGTGAAGGTCTGGATCTACAAGGGCGACATCGTGGGTGGCAAGCGTGAGCTGGCCGCCGCCGCCCCGGCCGCTGACCGCCCGCGTCGCGAGCGCCCGTCGGGCACCCGCCCGCGTCGCAGCGGTGCGTCGGGCACCACCGCCACCAGCACTGACGCCGGACGGGCTGCTTCGGAAGAAGCTCCCGCCACCACTGCTCCCGAAGCAGCCGGCGCGACTGAGACAACGGAGAGCTAG
- a CDS encoding FAD-dependent oxidoreductase, which produces MPSPRPVIIGAGPAGLTAALTLAGQGVNARILEQSGQVGGLARTPQKGDWRIDPGGHRFFTRNEAVMELWKSLLPADQWISVRRRSAMLIDGHYVPYPLRGRELLTQLGFWRGMRGLGSYVNSRMFRAVHTLDDSASFREWGTYQFGRYWYDMFFDGYVRKTWRADPDAISSDWAEQRIKPIRWDLRRRPAPAGDQDAFLYPRRGPGQLWEAAAAALADVGVTPFLDAHVVNVRFGGGRWTVELDSGETVTGDAVFSSMPLRSLVEALDPAPPEQIRREAATLKHRGLVTVAVALRDRHEIPFNWVYTPGDGFQVGRIQNYANWSKALAPNGFDGTYLGFEYFMGPDDDPRPAMEEDLTTTVERDLRTLGVDSSQVEHVMVVRSRYAYPIRNATQDNSVAHIRDYLRANYPSLHPIGRNGMHRYDNQDHAMLSAMHSVDRYFGKNVDPWQVNTDRRYHEAGLLRPLN; this is translated from the coding sequence ATGCCGTCGCCGCGTCCTGTCATCATCGGTGCCGGACCAGCCGGTCTGACTGCCGCCCTGACACTGGCCGGCCAAGGCGTCAATGCCCGGATCCTGGAGCAATCCGGTCAGGTGGGTGGACTGGCGCGCACGCCGCAGAAGGGAGATTGGCGCATCGACCCCGGCGGACACCGCTTCTTCACCCGCAACGAGGCGGTGATGGAACTCTGGAAATCGCTGCTGCCCGCCGATCAATGGATCTCGGTGCGGCGCCGCTCGGCCATGCTGATCGACGGCCACTACGTCCCCTATCCCCTGCGGGGTCGCGAACTGCTGACGCAGCTGGGGTTCTGGCGAGGCATGCGGGGCCTGGGAAGCTACGTCAACAGTCGCATGTTCCGCGCTGTCCACACACTCGATGACTCCGCGAGTTTCCGGGAGTGGGGCACCTACCAGTTCGGCCGCTACTGGTATGACATGTTCTTCGACGGCTACGTCCGCAAGACCTGGCGCGCCGATCCCGATGCCATCTCCAGTGACTGGGCCGAACAACGCATCAAACCCATCCGCTGGGACCTGCGACGCAGACCGGCTCCTGCCGGCGACCAGGACGCGTTCCTGTACCCCCGGCGCGGGCCCGGTCAGCTCTGGGAGGCCGCCGCGGCGGCTCTGGCCGACGTGGGGGTCACCCCGTTTTTGGACGCACACGTGGTCAACGTGAGGTTCGGCGGCGGACGCTGGACGGTGGAACTGGACAGCGGCGAGACGGTCACCGGTGACGCCGTCTTCTCCAGCATGCCCCTGCGGTCACTGGTGGAAGCCCTTGATCCCGCTCCTCCTGAGCAGATCAGGCGCGAGGCGGCGACACTGAAGCATCGCGGTTTGGTGACGGTGGCCGTGGCTCTGCGCGACCGCCACGAGATCCCGTTCAACTGGGTGTACACCCCTGGCGACGGGTTTCAGGTCGGCCGCATCCAGAATTACGCCAACTGGTCCAAGGCGCTGGCCCCGAACGGGTTCGACGGGACCTATCTGGGCTTCGAGTACTTCATGGGCCCGGACGACGACCCGCGCCCGGCCATGGAGGAAGATCTCACCACCACAGTCGAGCGCGACCTGCGCACACTGGGCGTGGACTCCTCCCAGGTGGAACACGTCATGGTGGTCCGGTCGCGGTACGCCTACCCGATCCGCAACGCAACCCAGGACAACAGCGTCGCGCACATCAGGGATTACCTACGCGCCAACTACCCGTCGTTGCACCCGATCGGGCGCAACGGTATGCATCGCTACGACAACCAGGACCATGCGATGTTGTCCGCGATGCACAGCGTGGACCGGTACTTCGGCAAGAACGTCGACCCATGGCAGGTGAACACCGATCGCCGCTATCACGAAGCCGGGTTGTTACGCCCCTTGAACTGA
- the rpsS gene encoding 30S ribosomal protein S19, with translation MPRSLKKGPFVDDHLLKKVDVQNEKNTKQVIKTWSRRSTILPDFIGHTFAVHDGRKHVPVFVTEAMVGHKLGEFAPTRTFKGHIKDDRKAKRR, from the coding sequence ATGCCACGCAGCCTTAAAAAGGGTCCGTTCGTCGATGACCATCTGCTGAAGAAGGTCGACGTCCAGAACGAGAAGAACACCAAGCAGGTCATCAAGACCTGGTCCCGTCGGTCCACCATCCTCCCCGACTTCATCGGGCACACCTTCGCCGTCCACGACGGTCGCAAGCACGTGCCGGTGTTCGTCACCGAGGCGATGGTCGGGCACAAGCTGGGCGAGTTCGCCCCCACCCGCACGTTCAAGGGTCACATCAAGGATGACCGGAAAGCGAAGCGCCGGTAA
- a CDS encoding ArnT family glycosyltransferase: protein MIARWTNRRLKVAFFVASLVLYLIAGYWLQVRCGFIIGDSLSRVAAAQSVLFSRDPHLAAIGFIFTPLTALVQIPAIALSPVWPEMAERAFSGSIMSALFMAAAVVQILSMGTDRGLPRAYSVTIACMFALNPMIIFYGSNGMSEAPFIFFMTWAVRRLIMWMINDDVHHLVVAGGIAMGLAYLTRYDAVACIAAAGFLVGITTYVRAKSAPRIKRAVLDLLMVSLPGFASFMGWAAVSWLITGEAFAQFTSQYGNAAILAQSGQLKPDFFGGLSFAAVCITLLAPTLLPLAGWTVACRWGKPYWPTVLVPLVVYGAALAFQSFSYATGTTFGFLRFYIIAIPLAASLALLAVPDGVILPTKRPGRYAPPALVDPAASFRGPRSPWGYVAVALVFALSVPAAAWGMGKPKYAPQEFALGAVLAPQPDSLTEQKAYEHRIAATFSTEREIAHYLDGLGLPEGSVITDTVYGFAVLAAADNPRVYVIPSDTDFTARLNDPVDSGVRYMLAVPPTGRGAADALNLRYPTLYDTGADVATLELEIPNSGDGQPNWRLYRVNESLPAS from the coding sequence ATGATCGCCCGCTGGACCAACCGCCGACTCAAGGTCGCCTTCTTCGTCGCAAGCCTCGTGCTCTACCTGATTGCCGGCTACTGGCTGCAGGTGCGATGCGGATTCATCATCGGCGACTCGCTGTCGCGGGTCGCGGCGGCCCAGTCGGTCTTGTTCAGCCGGGACCCGCACCTGGCGGCCATCGGCTTCATCTTCACCCCGTTGACGGCTCTGGTGCAGATCCCGGCGATCGCCTTGAGCCCGGTGTGGCCAGAGATGGCCGAACGCGCATTCTCGGGCAGCATCATGTCGGCCCTGTTCATGGCCGCGGCCGTGGTGCAGATCCTGTCGATGGGCACCGATCGCGGTCTGCCGCGGGCCTATTCGGTGACCATCGCCTGTATGTTCGCGCTGAACCCGATGATCATCTTCTACGGTTCCAACGGGATGAGTGAGGCGCCGTTCATCTTCTTCATGACGTGGGCAGTGCGCCGGTTGATCATGTGGATGATCAACGACGACGTACATCACCTGGTGGTGGCGGGCGGCATCGCCATGGGGCTGGCGTATCTCACCCGCTATGACGCGGTGGCGTGTATCGCCGCGGCGGGATTCCTGGTCGGTATCACCACCTACGTTCGCGCCAAGTCGGCACCACGGATCAAGCGGGCCGTGCTGGACCTGCTGATGGTCAGTCTGCCGGGATTCGCCTCATTCATGGGGTGGGCGGCGGTCAGCTGGCTGATCACCGGTGAAGCGTTCGCGCAGTTCACCTCTCAGTACGGCAACGCCGCCATCCTGGCCCAGTCCGGGCAGCTGAAACCTGACTTCTTCGGCGGCCTGTCGTTTGCCGCGGTGTGCATCACGCTGCTGGCTCCGACGCTGCTGCCGCTGGCGGGTTGGACCGTGGCGTGCCGGTGGGGCAAGCCGTACTGGCCGACGGTGCTGGTGCCGCTGGTGGTCTACGGTGCCGCGCTGGCCTTCCAGAGCTTCAGTTACGCCACGGGTACCACTTTCGGTTTCCTGCGCTTCTACATCATCGCCATCCCGCTGGCGGCGAGCCTGGCACTGCTGGCGGTGCCCGACGGAGTGATCCTGCCGACCAAGCGGCCGGGGCGGTACGCGCCGCCCGCGCTGGTGGACCCGGCCGCATCGTTTCGCGGGCCGCGCTCGCCATGGGGGTATGTCGCCGTCGCGCTGGTGTTCGCGCTGTCGGTACCCGCGGCTGCGTGGGGGATGGGCAAGCCGAAGTACGCGCCGCAGGAGTTCGCGCTCGGCGCTGTCCTGGCCCCGCAGCCGGACAGTCTGACCGAACAGAAGGCGTATGAACACCGCATCGCCGCCACCTTCTCCACCGAACGCGAGATCGCCCACTATCTCGATGGGTTGGGCCTGCCCGAGGGGTCGGTGATCACCGACACCGTGTACGGATTCGCGGTGCTGGCCGCCGCTGACAATCCACGGGTGTACGTGATCCCGTCCGACACCGATTTCACCGCGCGACTCAATGATCCGGTGGACAGTGGCGTGCGGTACATGCTGGCGGTACCTCCCACCGGACGTGGGGCCGCGGACGCGCTGAACCTGCGTTATCCGACGCTCTACGACACCGGCGCCGACGTGGCCACCCTGGAACTGGAGATCCCCAACTCAGGTGATGGACAGCCGAACTGGCGGCTCTACCGCGTGAACGAGTCGCTGCCCGCCAGCTGA
- the rpsQ gene encoding 30S ribosomal protein S17 — protein sequence MAEEKGPKRTPRTEQPRGRRKTAIGYVVSDKMQKTIVVELEDRKSHPLYGKIIRTTTKVKAHDENGDAGIGDRVSLMETRPLSASKRWRLVEVLEKAK from the coding sequence ATGGCAGAGGAAAAGGGTCCCAAGCGCACCCCCCGGACCGAGCAGCCCCGTGGCCGTCGCAAGACCGCCATCGGCTATGTGGTCAGCGACAAGATGCAGAAGACCATTGTCGTCGAGCTGGAAGACCGTAAGAGTCACCCGCTGTACGGCAAGATCATCCGCACCACCACCAAGGTGAAGGCGCACGACGAGAACGGCGACGCCGGTATCGGCGATCGCGTTTCGCTGATGGAGACCCGGCCGCTGTCGGCTTCCAAGCGTTGGCGTCTGGTCGAGGTGCTCGAGAAGGCCAAGTAA
- the rplP gene encoding 50S ribosomal protein L16, translating to MLIPRRVKHRKQHHPRQRGIASGGTSVSFGDYGIQALEHTYLTNRQIESARIAINRHIKRGGKVWINIFPDRPLTKKPAETRMGSGKGSPEWWVANVKPGRVLFELSYPDEKTAREALTRAIHKLPIKARIITREEQF from the coding sequence ATGCTTATCCCTCGCAGGGTCAAGCACCGCAAGCAGCACCACCCGAGGCAGCGCGGCATCGCCAGCGGTGGTACCTCGGTGAGCTTCGGTGACTATGGCATCCAGGCGTTGGAGCACACCTATCTGACCAACCGTCAGATCGAGTCCGCTCGTATCGCCATCAACCGGCACATCAAGCGTGGCGGCAAGGTGTGGATCAACATCTTCCCGGACCGCCCGCTGACCAAGAAGCCCGCCGAGACCCGCATGGGTTCCGGTAAGGGTTCGCCGGAGTGGTGGGTAGCCAACGTCAAGCCGGGCCGCGTGCTCTTCGAGCTCAGCTACCCGGATGAGAAGACCGCGCGCGAGGCGTTGACCCGCGCGATCCACAAGCTGCCGATCAAGGCGCGCATCATCACTCGAGAGGAGCAGTTCTGA
- the rpmC gene encoding 50S ribosomal protein L29 encodes MAVGVTPGELRELTEEELTDRLRESKEELFNLRFQMATGQLDNNRRLRLVRREIARIYTVLRERELGLTSGPDGEES; translated from the coding sequence ATGGCAGTAGGAGTTACGCCGGGCGAACTGCGGGAGCTCACCGAGGAAGAGCTCACCGATCGTCTGCGCGAGTCGAAGGAAGAGCTGTTCAACCTGCGCTTCCAGATGGCCACCGGACAGCTGGACAACAACCGTCGGCTGCGTTTGGTGCGCCGGGAAATCGCACGCATCTATACGGTGCTGCGGGAACGTGAACTGGGTCTGACCTCCGGACCCGATGGTGAGGAATCGTGA
- a CDS encoding glycosyltransferase, with product MHNEDDRRYALNRAINRLRDDDPVASAAKPVLGWQRIVLWSLLAIVVVCVLWQPLRTTVVLIGLCTVGYLLTMFDRVLIFRQGLAASAIKITDEEAREIPDDELPLYTILVPAYNEPEVVGDLIGAMAALEYPSDKMQILLLLEEDDHVTITAARSCAASDAITICLVPPADPRTKPKACNYGLHFATGEIITIFDAEDLPEPLQLRRVVTAFRSLPETVACVQAKLAYHNGRQNILTGWFTAEYGLWFGYLLPGFMRTNSPIPLGGTSNHLRRDVLDPIGGWDPFNVTEDADLGMRIASSGFHTAVIDSTTLEEANSDGINWIRQRSRWYKGYLQSWLVQIRRPVRLYRTIGFRNFVRFNLVLAGTPIIAVLNLLFWLITMLWFLGQPQLVEEVFPMYIYFPALVALVLGNAATLYMNLIALREDDRSDLLLPALTVPVFWLMMSVAATKGVYQMIRQPSYWEKTFHGLSEKPGDSAADAEAPAT from the coding sequence ATGCACAACGAGGACGACCGCCGCTACGCGCTGAACCGCGCCATCAACCGCCTGCGTGACGACGACCCGGTGGCTTCGGCTGCCAAACCGGTGTTGGGCTGGCAGCGGATCGTGCTGTGGTCACTGTTGGCCATCGTCGTGGTCTGTGTCCTCTGGCAGCCGCTGCGCACGACGGTGGTGCTCATCGGGCTGTGCACCGTGGGGTATCTGCTCACCATGTTCGACCGGGTACTGATATTCCGGCAGGGACTGGCAGCCAGCGCCATCAAGATCACCGACGAGGAAGCCCGCGAGATCCCCGACGACGAACTGCCGCTGTACACCATCCTCGTTCCGGCCTACAACGAGCCGGAGGTGGTGGGGGATCTGATCGGGGCCATGGCCGCCCTCGAGTACCCGTCGGACAAGATGCAGATCCTCTTGCTTCTCGAAGAGGACGACCACGTCACCATCACTGCGGCCCGTTCGTGCGCCGCATCGGATGCGATCACCATCTGCCTGGTGCCGCCCGCCGATCCGCGTACCAAACCCAAGGCCTGTAACTACGGGCTGCACTTCGCCACCGGTGAGATCATCACGATCTTCGATGCCGAAGACCTGCCCGAGCCCCTGCAGTTGCGCCGGGTGGTGACAGCCTTCCGCAGCCTGCCGGAGACCGTGGCCTGTGTGCAGGCGAAACTGGCCTACCACAACGGCCGGCAGAACATTCTCACCGGCTGGTTCACCGCCGAGTACGGGCTGTGGTTCGGCTACCTGCTGCCTGGGTTCATGCGGACCAACTCGCCGATTCCCCTGGGCGGCACGTCGAATCACCTGCGCCGCGACGTGCTGGACCCGATCGGCGGGTGGGACCCGTTCAACGTCACCGAGGACGCCGACCTGGGAATGCGCATCGCGTCGTCCGGATTCCACACCGCCGTCATCGATTCCACCACGCTCGAGGAAGCCAACAGTGACGGCATCAACTGGATCCGGCAGCGGTCCCGTTGGTACAAGGGTTATCTGCAGAGCTGGTTGGTGCAGATCCGTCGGCCGGTCCGGCTGTACCGGACCATCGGGTTCCGCAACTTCGTGCGTTTCAACCTGGTGCTTGCCGGCACCCCGATCATCGCGGTGCTCAACCTGTTGTTCTGGTTGATCACCATGTTGTGGTTCCTCGGTCAGCCGCAACTGGTCGAAGAGGTGTTCCCGATGTACATCTACTTCCCGGCGCTGGTGGCGCTGGTGCTGGGCAACGCGGCCACCCTCTACATGAACCTGATCGCGCTGCGCGAGGACGACCGTTCCGATCTGTTGCTGCCCGCGCTGACGGTCCCGGTGTTCTGGCTGATGATGAGTGTGGCCGCCACCAAGGGCGTCTACCAGATGATCCGCCAGCCGTCCTACTGGGAGAAGACCTTTCACGGTCTGTCGGAGAAGCCCGGTGACTCCGCTGCTGACGCCGAGGCGCCCGCCACATGA
- the rplV gene encoding 50S ribosomal protein L22, with protein sequence MTTVIEYPSAQAVARHVGISATKARRVIDLVRGKSVAEALDILRWAPQSASEPVAKVIASAAANAQNNEGLDPDTLVVATVYADEGPTAKRIRPRAQGRAYRIRKRTSHITVIVESRPAKKSGASANAARSRRAQASKAASAKTADSKEGSE encoded by the coding sequence ATGACAACAGTCATCGAATATCCGTCTGCGCAGGCAGTCGCCCGCCACGTGGGCATCTCTGCCACGAAAGCGCGTCGCGTCATCGACCTGGTGCGTGGTAAGTCGGTCGCTGAGGCACTCGACATCCTGCGCTGGGCGCCGCAGAGCGCCAGCGAGCCCGTCGCCAAGGTGATCGCCAGCGCCGCGGCCAACGCGCAGAACAACGAGGGCCTGGACCCCGACACCCTGGTGGTCGCCACCGTCTACGCAGACGAAGGCCCCACTGCCAAGCGCATCCGGCCGCGTGCCCAGGGCCGTGCCTACCGGATCCGCAAGCGCACCAGTCACATCACCGTGATCGTGGAGAGCCGCCCGGCCAAGAAGAGCGGTGCCTCGGCCAACGCGGCACGCAGCCGTCGCGCCCAGGCCAGCAAGGCCGCTTCTGCGAAGACCGCCGATTCGAAGGAGGGCTCGGAGTAG
- a CDS encoding sugar transferase, with product MPVAGGSVTAALDDSALITPAESRRKWLSILVPLLVDVATASLSLAGGVWWASLQNANLAPGWLTVLFVPVLVVLLGLRGVYQHRLNSKFLNEIGLIETTIAVSAIVWLATLVLLNVPGRPGKMAVYTWIFAALLIPLGRFVQTGVRRAMQRNGPTGAPTLIIGNGRVAHQIIERLESSPEYGLRPVGLLDDEAPNLGSEAPSESSVPYVGTLEDIDRAVTQTGAESIFIAFSRSRDQAYTEVVHVAHRRGLRVWVVPRMFDTIGEKARIEHIGGLPVLALSYTNPNGWQFAAKHISDRVIAGLGLLAISPLFLTLMLMVKLSSPGPIFFQQERVGRDGRVFGCLKFRSMRPPSASDARFELLTGAAPGGVEGVDRRTKVGKFMRATSLDELPQLINVLRGEMSLVGPRPERPDFVELFEMQIRRYGERHRVKAGVTGWAQVHGLRGQTSIADRAEWDNYYIENWSLALDIKILLLTVAAVFRGSE from the coding sequence ATGCCAGTAGCCGGTGGCTCAGTCACGGCGGCGCTGGACGACTCCGCGCTCATCACACCGGCGGAATCCCGTCGTAAATGGCTCAGCATCCTGGTGCCCCTGTTGGTCGATGTGGCAACGGCGAGCCTGTCGCTCGCCGGGGGTGTGTGGTGGGCGTCTTTGCAGAACGCGAACCTCGCTCCGGGTTGGTTGACCGTCCTCTTCGTTCCCGTGTTGGTGGTGCTGCTCGGCCTGCGCGGGGTCTATCAACATCGGCTCAACAGCAAGTTCCTCAACGAGATCGGCCTGATCGAGACCACCATCGCGGTGTCCGCCATTGTCTGGCTGGCGACCCTGGTGCTGCTGAACGTGCCCGGCCGGCCCGGCAAGATGGCCGTCTACACCTGGATCTTCGCCGCGCTGCTGATCCCGCTCGGGCGATTTGTTCAGACCGGCGTCCGGCGCGCCATGCAACGCAACGGGCCGACGGGTGCACCCACGCTGATCATCGGCAACGGCCGGGTGGCCCACCAGATCATCGAACGCCTCGAGTCGTCACCCGAATACGGACTTCGGCCCGTGGGACTGCTCGACGACGAGGCGCCCAACCTCGGTAGCGAGGCGCCGTCGGAGTCCTCCGTGCCGTACGTCGGCACGCTCGAGGACATCGACCGTGCGGTCACCCAGACCGGCGCGGAGAGCATCTTCATCGCGTTCTCGCGGAGCCGGGACCAGGCTTACACCGAGGTGGTGCACGTTGCCCACCGCCGGGGGCTACGGGTTTGGGTGGTACCACGCATGTTCGACACCATCGGCGAGAAGGCGCGGATCGAACACATCGGCGGCCTTCCGGTGCTGGCGCTGTCCTACACCAACCCCAACGGCTGGCAGTTCGCCGCCAAGCACATCTCCGATCGGGTGATCGCCGGACTCGGGCTGCTGGCCATCTCTCCGCTGTTCCTCACTCTGATGCTGATGGTCAAGCTCAGCTCGCCGGGCCCGATCTTCTTCCAGCAGGAGCGTGTCGGTCGTGACGGGCGGGTGTTCGGCTGCCTCAAGTTCCGCTCCATGCGTCCGCCGAGCGCCTCCGACGCCCGGTTCGAACTGCTCACCGGTGCCGCTCCCGGCGGCGTCGAGGGAGTGGACCGGCGTACCAAGGTCGGCAAGTTCATGCGGGCAACCTCCCTCGACGAGCTGCCGCAGCTGATCAACGTGCTCAGGGGCGAGATGAGCCTGGTGGGCCCTCGTCCGGAGCGGCCGGATTTTGTGGAGCTCTTCGAGATGCAGATCCGCCGCTACGGCGAACGCCACCGGGTGAAGGCCGGTGTCACCGGATGGGCACAGGTGCACGGCCTGCGCGGTCAGACCTCGATCGCAGACCGTGCCGAATGGGACAATTACTACATCGAGAACTGGTCGCTGGCGCTGGATATAAAGATCCTGCTGCTGACCGTGGCCGCGGTGTTCCGCGGCTCGGAGTGA
- a CDS encoding undecaprenyl diphosphate synthase family protein: MHAGPAHVGLIPDGLRRWAHSNNTGLAESYLRGAHKVTEILLALQRHGVRTVTVYNLSRANLDRTDEELDAVYEASTHFFTTLIPRHFDPAICTLRLHGNRELLPGKYVSAAHKLETTMSGQDFRINILAAYDAADELRRAHRRAVQDNCDIADAFDIDAVDLVIRTTPEPLLSGFPPLQSQYAQLVFLPTPLNDLEPSCIDHLLTEFQRSPQLRGR; encoded by the coding sequence GTGCATGCAGGGCCGGCGCACGTGGGCTTGATCCCTGATGGATTGCGCCGTTGGGCCCACTCCAACAACACCGGTCTGGCGGAGTCCTATCTGCGTGGCGCGCACAAAGTCACCGAAATTCTGCTGGCTCTGCAGAGGCACGGCGTGCGAACGGTCACCGTATACAACCTCAGCCGGGCAAATCTCGACAGAACGGACGAGGAACTGGATGCGGTCTACGAAGCGTCCACCCATTTCTTCACCACATTGATCCCCCGACATTTTGATCCGGCGATCTGCACGTTGCGTTTGCATGGTAATCGCGAGCTCCTACCGGGTAAGTATGTGTCAGCTGCCCACAAACTGGAGACGACGATGAGCGGTCAGGATTTCAGGATCAACATCCTGGCCGCCTACGACGCCGCCGACGAGTTGCGGAGGGCACATCGCCGCGCCGTGCAGGACAACTGCGACATCGCCGACGCCTTCGACATCGACGCCGTCGACCTCGTCATCCGCACCACCCCCGAACCGCTGCTCAGTGGCTTCCCGCCGCTGCAGAGCCAGTACGCACAGCTGGTCTTCCTGCCGACCCCGCTCAACGACCTCGAACCGAGCTGTATCGACCATTTGCTCACCGAGTTCCAACGCTCGCCCCAGCTGCGGGGTCGGTGA